The sequence below is a genomic window from Candidatus Zixiibacteriota bacterium.
TTTGGGATTCCGATGCTATAAATTGGCCCAAATTCCGGGTCAGGGATTTTATTTATATGAATGTGATGGTCCCGATATTGATTTCTTATTATTATGCCTGATCCGGTCAAGCTGACCGCCTCGCCAGGAAGTGTAAAATATTATGGATGAATCAAATGCCGGAAAGGCTGATCTTTCGGCCCTGAAAATAGATCGTAATCGAAAATCGGCCCCGGGCCGGAAAAAAAGATGGCTTCATCTGCTCTGGCTGTTGCTACCGATAGTTATCTATTTTGGCTACCGGGCCACTTTGAATCGAGTGGCGCCATCGGTGAAAGTACGGACCGCCACAGCGCGGGTGATTACCGGAAGCGAGGCCGCGGCGGAGCTGGTGGCAACCGGCTATGTGGTGGCTCAGGTCAAGGCGGCGGTGGCCTCGAAAGGTACCGGACGGTTGAGAGTTCTCAATGTCGAGGAGGGCGACAGTGTCCGGGCCAATACCATCCTGGGTGAACTTGAAAATGATGATATTATGGCCGAACTCGACCTGGCGCGAGCCCAATTGAAACAGGTCCGGGCCGACTCGGTTCTGGCCTGGCAGAGTCTGACAAGATACCGCCGTCTGCTTAAAGATAATTATACCACTGAGGAAGTTGTGGAAGAGGCCGAGGCGGCTTACACCAGGGCCGTGGCATCGGTTGAAGGGGCCGAGGCCGGGGTCCGGGGGGCCGAAGTGGCGCTGGAAAATACTGTCATCCGGGCTCCGTTCGATGGGACGGTGCTGACCAAGAACGCCGATGTCGGGGAGATGGTGGCTCCGCTGGCGGCCACCGTATCATCGCGGGGGGCGGTAGTAACGATGGCCGATATGTCGTCACTGGAGGTGGAAGCCGATGTTTCCGAGGCAAATATCCAGAAAGTGAAAGTCGGCCAGCCTTGCGAAATTATTCTCGATGCCTACCCCGATCATAAATATCCCGGCCATGTTAAAAAAATCGTCCCCACCGCGGATAGAACCCGTGCAACTGTTTTAACCAAAATCGCATTTGAGGAAAAAGATGACCGGGTTTTGCCGGAGATGTCGGCCCGGGTCAATTTCCTGCCGATTGTCGATCAACCGGCGGAAAAAATCGAACCGGCCCTGGTTGTTCCGCATGAGGCATTGACCACCCGCGAAGGTAAAACGGTGGTTTTCGGGATTGTCGATAACCGGGCACAAATGATCGTGGTGGAAATCGGGCGGCGGCTGGGCAGTGAGACCGAGATTATCTCCGGTCTGGAAAAGGGACAGAAGGTGATCCTGGAGCCGCCGGGAGGAATGGAAACCGGCGACAAAGTCGAAATGTCAATTTGATAAAATCAGGTATGAGTTATGGCGGAAAAAATTGTTCAGGTTAGTAATCTTTATAAATCGTACTATCGCGATTCGATTGAAATACCGGTTCTTCACAATATCAATCTTGAGGTCGAGATCGGACAATTTCTGGCCCTGATGGGGCCGTCCGGTTCGGGAAAAACCACTCTGCTCAACCTGCTGGCCGGAATAGATCAACCGACTTCGGGAAAACTGATGGTGGCCGGTGAGGATACCAGCCGTTTGAGCGACAGTCAACTGGCCAAATGGCGCGCCCGGCATATCGGGTTTGTTTTTCAGTTTTATAACCTGCTCCCGGTTTTGACGGCTTTCGAGAATGTGGAACTGCCTCTTCTTCTCACCCACCTGAGTAAAAAAGAACGGCGCCAGCATGTCGAAACCGCCCTGTCGATCGTCGGTCTGGCCGACCGAATGAAGCATTATCCGCGCCAGCTATCCGGCGGTCAGGAACAACGGGTGGCTATCGCCAGGGCCATTGTCTCCGATCCATCCCTAATTCTGGCCGATGAGCCGACCGGTGACCTGGACAAGCAATCGGCCGAGGAAATTATGACCCTGATGACCCGGCTTAACAAGGAATTCAACAAAACTATCATTATGGTCACTCATGATCCGCGGGCGGCCGATAAAGCCGAAATAATACGTCAGCTCGATAAAGGGATTCTCAACGGTGAAAGTCTTTAAACTGATTTTCAAAAATGCGGCCCGGCGCAAACTGAGGGCCTTCCTGACCATCCTGGGAATCGCCCTGGCCGTGATGGCTTTTGGATTAATCCGGACTTTTATCGATGCCTGGTATGCCGGGGCGCGGGCGGCCCAACCCGATCGCCTGGTTACACGGCATGCCGTGTCTATTGTATTCGACCTGCCGATTGCATATAAAGATCAAATTTTGAGTATCGACGGGGTGGAAGATGTCACTTATGCTATCTGGTTTGGCGGGATATATATCGATCCCTCCAATTTCTTCCCCCAGATGGGCGTCGAACCGGAATCCTTTTTCCGGATTTTCCCTGAATTTATATTGGCCAGGGATCAACTGGAGGCTTTGGTACGAGAAAAGCGGGGAGCCGTCGTCGGGCGAAAAGTTGCCGACCGCTTCGGCTGGAAAATCGGCGACAAAATCAACCTGATCGGGACTATCTATCCCGGCAACTGGGAATTTATCATCACCGGGATTTACACCGGCCGGGATGTCGATACCGATGAAACGATGTTTCTTTTCCGTTTCGATTATGTGGATGAAGTGATGAAACAGGAATCCCCCGGAAGGGTCGGGGAAGTGGGTTGGTATGCTCTCAAGATCGACGATCCCAGCCGGGCGGCCGAAATCGCCTCGGCCATCGACCGGCGGTTCGATAATTCCTGGGCGGAGACCAAAACCGAAACCGAAAAGCAGTTTCAGTTGAGTTTTATCTCGATGGCGGGTGCTATCATAGTTGGCCTGAGAATTATTTCGTACCTCATTATCGGGGTGATTCTGCTGGTGATGATCAATACCATGGCTATGACGGCCCGGGAGCGTGTTTCGGAAAACGCCTTCATGAGGACGCTGGGATTCCGGGGATATCACCTGACCGGGTTGATTCTGGGCGAATCATTGATAATCGCCGCCGCGGGAGGAATAACCGGGATGGGTCTTTTGTACCTGGTTAGCAATGGGGTTCGGGTGGCTTTAAGTCAGTACTTCCCGGGTTTCGAGGCCAGCCTGCTGGTGTACATGACCTGTCTGGTGGTGGCAATTCTGGTCGGGATTATCGCTTCCATCTTTCCCGTCCAGAGAGCCCTGCGAATCAGCATTGTCGATGGACTGCGCGTGGTCGATTGAGGAGTTATGCTATGATACCGGCCGGTTATACATTTCGGAATATTCTGCAGCATAAGGTGACCTCGGCTTTGACAATCCTCGGTATCAGCCTGGTGGTCTTTGTCTTCTCCGGTTCCCTGATGCTTTCCCATGGACTGAAAGCTACCCTGGTGGCCACCGGGACGGACGGCAATGTGATTGCCATCCGGAAATCCTCGCAGACCGAGGTGATGTCTATTGTTGACTATGAACAGGCCCGAATTTTGGCCACCTCCCCGGAGATCGCCCGCGACGAAAACGATGCCCCTTTCCTGACCAATGAAATTTATGTTCTGATCGGTCTCAAATCCCGCTCCAACGGTGATGAGGCTCAGGTGGTGGTTCGAGGAGTGACGCCCAATTCGATGAAACTGCGGCCGATGATAAAGATGGTGGAAGGCCGGATGTGGAATGATCCCGGTTCGGAGATTATTGCCGGGAGCGAGGCGGCCAAACGGTTTATCGGGTGCGGGCTTGGCGAGCAGGTTCGCTTCGGCGCCCGCCAGTGGACGGTGGTGGGAATTTTCGATGCCGGCGGAACCGGATTCGATTCGGAATTGCGGTGCGAAATCAACCAGGCTACCGATGCCTTCCGGCGCCCGGTCTATTCCTCGGTGACATTTCGCTTGGCCGACACCTCAGGGTTCGCCGCTTTCAAGCAAAAAATAGAAGATGATCGTCGGCTGACACTCGAGATCAAGCAGGAAAAGGAGTACTATGAGGCGCAGTCGCGCTATACCACCACTTTCATTTCCATTGCCGGTAGTGTTATCAGTATTGTCTTCAGTCTCGGGGCGATAATCGGAGCCATGATTACCATGTATGCCGCGGTGGCCAACCGGGTCAAGGAGATCGGCACCCTTCGGGCTCTCGGATTCAGCCGATTCAGTATTCTGACTTCGTTTTTGACCGAATCGATGCTGATCGCATTATCGGGCGGGGCGCTTGGGGTTCTGGCGGCTTATTTCCTCGGATTTTTCAGAATCTCAACCACCAACTGGGATACTTTTTCGGAAATCGCTTTTAATTTCGAAATGTCCTGGGCCATAGCCATCTCGGCCTTGGTTTTTTCACTTCTGATGGGTATCATCGGCGGTTTCCTTCCGGCCGTCCGGGCGGCCCGGCTGAAAATAATCGATACCCTCCGCGCCTGATTAATTCCTTTGCGGACCGGATATTATTCGGTTCGGAAACTCAAAAACAACTTGTCGAAAAACCGGGCATAATGTAGCTTGCTCTCCATCGTGAAACAGATCGGGGGATAATAGTAGATTGGATTGGTATATTTATCCGCTGGTAGTTCTGGCCGGCTTTGTTTGCGGTTTTATAAATACCCTGGCCGGAAGCGGCTCACTGGTGACTCTGCCGCTGTTGATTTTTCTGGGACTTCCGGCCAATGTCGCCAACGGTACCAACCGGGTGGCAATCCTGCTTCAGACGATGGTGGCGGTCGAGAAATTCCGCCGCGAAAAACGTCTCGACCCGAGGCGGGGCGGCCTTCTGGCGATTCCGGCCATTTTCGGTGCGGTGGTCGGGGCTCAGATCGCGGTCAATCTCGACGAGCAGTTGATGCGCCAAACGATCGGCGTTCTCATGGTGGTCATGCTGGTGGTGATCCTGGTTAAACCGAAACGATGGCTGGTGGGCAGACCGGAAATAACCGACCGGCGGCCGGGTCTGATATTGATTTTAACTTTTTTCGGAATCGGAGTGTACGGCGGTTTCATTCAGGCCGGGGTGGGAATATTCCTGCTGGCCGGACTGGTGCTGGCGGCGGGATATGATCTGGTCAAAGCCAACGCCATCAAAAATCTGATTATCCTCTGTTTTACTGTTTTCGCGTTGCTGGTTTTCATTTTCAATAACCAGGTCCGCTGGGAAATCGGGCTTATTCTGGCGGTCGGGAATATGCTCGGGGCCTGGGTGGCGGCCCGGCTGGCGGTCGAGAAGGGGGCCGGTTTCGTACGCTGGCTGCTGATAGGCGTGATAATCGTCTCGGCGGTTATGTTGCTCGGCGTGGACAAACTGATCGCCGGGTTGTTCCGATAGAATCCGTTACAGGGACAGATCGATTCCGATCGGGCAATGGTCCGAACCCATGATTTCCGGACGGATAAAAGCCTTCCGCACTTTCTTTTTCAGACTGTCGCTGACAAAGAAATAATCTATTCTCCAGCCCACATTTCGTTCCCGGGCCCGGGTAATCATATCCCACCAGGTGTACTGCTCCGGTTCCCGGTTGAACATCCGGAAAGTATCATGATAACCATGCTCGACAAATTTATCCATCCAAGCCCGCTCCTCGGGCAGAAAACCGGAGACTTTTTCGTTCTCTTTCGGGCGGGCCAGGTCGATCTCCTTGTGGGCGGTATTGACATCGCCGCAGATAACGAGATTTTTCCCGCCGTTTTTCATCCGGTCGGCAATCTCGAGGAAAGTATCATAGAATTCCATTTTATAGTGCAGACGCTCTTTCGACTGCTTGCCGTTGGGATAATAAATATTGAACAGGATAAATTTGTCGTACTCGGCGATAATGATCCGCCCCTCGTTGTCGAACTTCTCGATTCCAAAACCGGAAGACAATTTTTTCGGTTCCCTCCGGGAATAGAGTGCCACCCCGCTGTAACCCTTTTTCTCGGCCGAAACGAAGTACGTATGATAACCGTCGATATTTTTCAATTCATCGGGAATCTGGTTGGCGGCGGCCTTGGTTTCCTGAAGACAGAGGATATCCGGTTTTTCGTCAAGGAACCAGTCCAGGGCTTTCTTTCGGTGGACAGCCCGGAGGCCGTTGACATTCCATGACATCAGGCGGATGGTTTTCATAACCCTGCCATCCTCTTACCGGGAAGTTTGACCTTGCGGTTTTTCCAGCCGTTCCGACAGCTTGTCCAGCATATCTCTGGTCATCATGGCCAGATCAAAGGTCGGTTTCCAGCCCCATTCTGCGCGGGCGGCGGAATCATCGAGGAAATTCGGCCAGGAATCGGCAATCGACTGGCGGACCGGATCGACATTGAAGTCTATTTCGAAATCGGGAATATGTTTCTTTATTTCGGCGGCGATAAGTTCCGGGGTGAAATTCATCGCCGTCACATTGAAGGAGTTACGGTTTTTCAGTTTTGACGGGTCAGCCTCCATCAGGTCTATCATTCCCTTGATGGCATCCGGCATATACATCATATCCAGCCGGGTGTCCCGGTTCAGGTAGCAGGTGTACTTATGGTGTTTGAGAGCTTCGATATATATCTCCACGGCATAATCGGTGGTGCCGCCGCCGGGTTCGGTTTCATACGAAATCAAACCCGGAAAACGGAGGCCGCGGGTATCGAGATCGAATTTTTGATGGTAATAATCGCAGAGCAGTTCTCCGGTCACCTTGGTCACACCGTACATCGTCCGGGGCCGCTGAATCGTCACCTGGGGAGTCCCGTCTTTGGGAGTTTCCGGGCCGAAGGCGCCGATCGAACTGGGAACGAACAGAGCACAGTGGTATTGACGGGCGGCTTCAAGCATGTTGTACAGTCCGTTGACATTGACCAGCCAGGCCTGGTTCGGTTTGGCCTCACCGACCGCCGAGAGAATGGCCGCCAGGTGATAAATGGTATCGACATTGTATATCTGCATGACCCTGGTGATATGGTGCGGGTCGAGGCAGTCCAGAAATTCGAACGGGCCGGTATCGCGAAGAGTGGTGGTGGTGGGCATGCGGATATCGGTGGCGATGACATTGTCCCGTCCGTAATGTTTTCTCAGTTCAACCGTCAGTTCCGAGCCGATCTGTCCGATGGCCCCGGTGATCAGGATTCTTTTCATTGATGTATTCCTCAGCATTAAGCAGTTGTCTTTTTTCGGGCCATAATATAAGGACCGGCTTGAAATAAATCCAGTGGCAAACGGAACGGAAACGGCCCGGAAACAAGAATCTACAAACCCAGCAGTTTGATTTCCTGCTCGAATCGCGATGGTTTGAGACGGATCAGCCAGCCCTCGTCATAGGGATCCTGGAGGGCCGAAACGGGATCGTCGAGAACTTTTTGATTGACCTCGACAACGGTTCCTGAAAGGGGAGAAAGAATCGAATGAGAGCGCATGTCGGCCGAGAAAATCTGAAGGTAGGAGCCTCCCTGGCGGAGTTCATCGCCCGGTGAGGGCAGGTAAATGGTCTGGATTTTGCCGATCATCTGGATAAAGGCACCCTCGACTCCCAGGAGGACAATCCCATCCTCCAGAAGCATCATCCAGGAATGATCCCCGATGGTTTTGATCCGGTCGACCGGCCCGCCATTGATTTTACCATTGCCGTTTCCCCCGTCAGGGGAATCGGCGGCCAGAACCAGTTTGGCGGCCCGCTGGAGAACTCCCAGAAGTTCTTTTTTGGAAAAAGGCTTGGCGATATAATCGAATGCCCCCAGCTGGGTGGCCTGGAGAGCGGTATTGATCGTGGCATAACCGGTTATCATGACCACCGGGAGATAAGGGTGATCCTTACGCACCATTTCCATGAATTCCAGCCCGTCGATTTCCGGCATCATTAAATCGGTCAGGATAACATCGATTTTATGCTCCTTGAGTTGTTCCAGGGCGGCCGCCACTGACAGGGCCGTGAAAACCTCATAATTATCCCGCTTAAGCAGTTTGCGGATGCTGTCCAGAACGATCTGTTCATCATCCACCACCAGGGTGTTTATCTTACGTTCCATGGTTTTTTCCTCGGACAATTCATTCTCCCGAATTAGAATTATTCTGCCTGATAAAGCCGGGCAGGAAAATACGGAAAATCGCCCCGCCGCCGTCGGCCATATCTATCTCAATCGTTCCCCGGTGCCGTTCGACAATACCCCAGCTGACCGCCAGCCCAAGGCCGTTGGTGCCCTTGGTCGAGAAAAACGGCTCGAAAACTTTGTCGATCAGGTTTTCCGGGATTCCCGGACCGGTATCCTCGACCGAAATGATGCATTTATCCTGTCTCCGGTCATAGGCGGTAGTGATAATAATTTTTCCTTTTTCTTTCATGGCCTCGGCGGCATTGAGCATCAGGTTCAAAATCACCTGTTGAAGCTGGCCGGGATCGCCCTGGATGGTCGGAAGATCATCGCCGGAATTTTTTTCGATGGCAATGTTGCGGAACTGGGGCAGTTTCTGCACCAGGGACAGCGCCCGCTCGACCACCTCGTTGGGGCTTAAAGTCTCCAGCTTGGGTTCTTCCTGCCGGGCGAAATTGAGGAGGTTACGGACAATATCGCGGCATCGCAGGGTCTCGCGGATAATTACTTTCAGATCGTCGCGATGCGGGTCATCATCGGGGAAATCCTCCAGCATATCCTCGGCATAGGCCAGCACCCCGGTCAGAGGATTGTTGATCTCGTGAGCCACCCCGGCGGCCAGTTTTCCAACCGCGGCCAGCTTGGTACTCTGCACCAGTTGATCGCGCAGTTCCTTTTCCGAGGTGATATCCCGGTCGATAGTACAGGTCCCGGTGATACTCCCCTTATAATCGGTCAGCGGAAAGCGCGTGGTCTGGAAATACCGGTCGCGGCCGTCGATGGCGATAGTCTGTTCGTAGATCTGCGCCCGACCTGATTGCAGAACCTGCTGATCATGCTCTCTGATTCCCCGGGCCATCTCGCGGGGCAGGATTTCACCGGGGGTTTTACCGATGAAATCCTCGACCGGGCGGTTGAACGCGCGGGCACAGACCGGATTAACAATGACATAACGCCCCTCGATATCTTTGATCGAAATCCAGTCCAGGGCCGAATCGATAAACGAGCGGAAACGCTGTTCGGCGCTCTCGATCTCGCGGCGCAATTTGACCTTTTCGGTAATCCGGTGCCAGATTCCCAGGATGGCGATAATTTTCCCCTCGGTATCGGTAATCGGGGTTCGGGTCACCTCCCAGTACGATTCATTGGGGGGATCGGTCCGCCAGACCATGGTGTGCGGCTTGCCGGTCTCGATGACATCATCCAGAAGAGAGATGGTCTCGATACATTTGGCCGATAGAGCGGTGTTGGCCAGAAGCTCATCGCACGTTTTGCCCATCGCCTGTTCGGCCGTATATCCCGAAAACTCGCCAAGGCTGGCGTTAATCTTGATGGTCAGCTTGTCCCGGTCGAGAACCACCAGAGGATCGGGAATGGTATCGAATACCGACTGCAGGAAATGCCGCTCCTTTTCGATTTTTTGTTCCAGGTCGGTGATTTCGCGGAGCTGGCGGCGCTGGTCCTCCTGGGCGTTGACCAGGTCCCAGAAAATCCTGGCGAAAGTATGGTCGATCAATCCCGCCCCGGGCGGCATACTCCTATAAATCATCTCCAGAACGGAATCGCTCCCGGTCAATTCGATAATCAATTCGATATTGGGAATTTCCGACAGGGCCCGATGCATATCGGTGCTGGTTTCAAGCCCGATCTGACGAGCATAAACCATCCCCGGGGCATTCATATCCAAATCGATTACCGCCAGTATTTCAAGGGTCAGTTCGCGGAGAAAACCTCCCCGCGCCAGTTCGATAATTGCTTTGGCGCCTTTACCGCCGCCGATGACTATTGTTCTCATGTCGGATACCCACGCCTTGGGCCGGGAATTAAAATCGAAAACCCTCCTGCTGTATATCTAAGACTATTGTATTCCGGAGTCAAGCATTTCATAATAGTCATCCAGGAATTGGTCGAGATTGGTATAAAACTGCTTCGGCCGAATGGTGAAATGGAGCAGGATATCGTTCAGCTTCTCGGGAATATACGGATACAGTTTGCCGAGATTCATCAAACGGTATTCAAAAAAACCCGAGGCGTCATCCGGAGCAAGGCTTTCCCGGATTTCCTCCGGAAACCGGCTGTCGCGGAGAGCCGCCTTGAAGGTTGTTATACCCTTGCCGACCGCGTAGTTGACGATATTGCCCAGGCTCCAGATATCAAAATCGGAAACATTCTGGTTGAGATCGAAATCAATCCAGCGGTAACGCCCGGTGTCGGCCTCAATAATAATATGATCGTTACGGATATCCCCGTGACAGGTTTTGTTCCGGTGGAGAAATCTGATGGCCTCAAAGCTATCGGCCAGATTACGGAGAATATCCGGCAGATCCTCGTGGAAATACCGCTCATGGCTTTTCTCGATTTCGAAAATCTGCTGGAAAAAAGTCCGGCCGCGAATGAAATCAATCACCCTGACATGATTGTTTTTATCATCCATGATGGTCGTGCCCTGCATGAAACGATTATCACCGTGGACAATATCGAGCACCCGGGCTTCTTTTTCCGGCGACCGGAAACAGTGAATTTTGAATACCCCGATATGCACATGGAAATCCTCGTGGAAAACCGTCTTAACGATTTTACGCTCACCCGATTCGAGATCAAAGACATTGAAAACCCAGTATTTCGGTTGATCACTGATCCCGAATCGTTTCTCGTACTGATGACCATTGACCAGAAAATCCCGGTCCCCGAGGCGGAGGATATGGCCGCGTTCGATTCTCATCCAGTCCGAGGTGTCGGTCAGGATGACAATTTGAGGCGGAGTAGCCCATCCAATCAGGGATTTTATGCGCTCGGCGATTTTTTCAGGATCATTATTATCGGCCATCAATCTCCGTTTCAACCGGGATCGGATATAACCGGCATACTAATTTTTAAGGCAATCGGATTTCTTCAATATTAAATACCGAATAAAATCGGCCTTGCGCAAGGATTTTCGGGGTTGTTGGTATTTTGAATTCGCGTCTATCAGGCTCCGGTCCGGGAAATATCTCTGGCCCGTCGGGTGGGCGGTAAAGCGGATATTATCAGGGCGATAAAAATCAGCAGTCCCCCGGCCGCCCGGTGGGTAATAATCGTTTCCCCGCCCAGAGTCCAGGCAAACAGGGCGGCGAAAACCGGTTCGAAGGCAAAAATCAGTGACACCCGGACCGGCGAGATAATTTTCTGGGCCACCATCTGGATTACAAAGGCCGAGAGGGTCGGTAGCAGGGCCAGAAAAATAACCGTCCGCAGGGCCGCCCCGGAGCCGACTCCGAACGGCAAATCAAAAATCAGTCCGGTCGCCAGACTCATCAGACCGACCATAATAAATTGCTGGCAACTGATTACATAGGGATCGATCCCGGCTTTCATATATTTATCCGAGTAGAGCAGATGCAAAGCATAGGTCATAGCGGTGATCAGGGTCAACATATCGCCCGGATTAATATCGCGCAGGCCGCCGGTCAGAATCCAGAGCCCGCCCAGCGAAACGACTGAGGCGATGATATCGGTTCGCGACGGCCGGCTTTTAAAGATGGTCAGAAGAAAAATCGGGACAAAGGCGACAAATAGCCCGGTGATAAAACCGGAATTGGAGGCGGTGGTGTATTTCAGCCCCATAGTCTGTGGGATATAGAGCAGATATAAAAGCACTGCCAGAAGAAATGACCGTTTCAGGCCGGTGAAAAGCGGCCTTTTCCCGAAGGCCAGAAAAATCAGAAGGACTGTCCCGGCCATCAGAAACCGGTAACCCACCATAATGACCGGATCGATATCATCCAGAGCCGCTTTGACGATATAAAAAGTGGCGCCCCAGATCGCGGCCGCATAAAATAGCCCGATCTGGGCCAAAGCAGTGAATCTTCGGGGTGTCGTATTAGGCATCAGATATGGAATTAGCCGATTCCGCCGGTGAATGTCAAAGGAAATCTATGACCCGTTGAACAGGTAATTAAAGCGAAAAATCAAATAAAAAAAGGACAGCCCGAGTGAGCTGTCCTAACATGATTTAAAAGAAAGACTATGGGCAAATCGGCGCCGGACCGCTCTTGTACAGGTAACTGATCAGATAAGTGGCATCGAGAATATTAGTCGCACCATTACCGTTCGCATCTCCGGCTTCCGGTGGAACCGGTGCCGGACCGCTTTTATACAAGTAGTTGATCAGGTAGGTGGCATCCAGAATATTGACCGCCCCGCTGCCGTTGGCATCGCCGCAGACATAATCGACAATCGAAACTTCAGCCGTTCCGCAATCGACAAAATCGGGATAGATAATCCCGCCGCCCTGTGGAGCAAAGATAAATTCTCCTCCCGGTTCGATCATGACAGCGCTGATATCAATATCCTGGACAGGGGTTCCGCCCGGAATAGTGAGTTTGAGAGTGGCCAGTAACCCGTCTTCCTGCGGGGGAATGGTTAACGAAACGGAATAAAAACCAAGCATAACCCGGTTCTGAGACGGAAAGTATCTTCTGATAATCATACTGGGATCGCCGACAACCGATCCGACCGTGTCGATCAAATTTATCTCAACATCATCGGAGTTATAAGCAAAACCAAGAGTTATGGCTTTCACGGTGGATTCATTGGTGAAATATACCGGGATATCGACCACCTGTTCGGTTTCAGACGTCTGCACCGTGACCGGGCATCCCAGGCTGACATTATTCCCCGCGGTTTCATGGATACACTCTCCGGTATACTGGCAGGGTGCCTGCCCGCCGTAATAATAAAAATCCATCATATAGACGACATCAGCCATATTGATCGAGCCGCATCCATCGGCATCACCCTGGTACAAACTTGACGGAGGATTTCCGCCATTGAACATATAGTTTACAAGATAAGCGATGTCACCGACATTTATAACTCCGTTTCCGTCGGCATCGCCGCAAATTTCAATCTGCGGTTCGCCGACCACGACCTTCTTGTAATCCGACCACGGACCCCACTCGCTGTCGGCATCCATGGCCCGGATTTTGTAATAGTACTCCCAATCATACCGATCCGTCAGGGTTATGGTGGTATCGGTCAGGGTATCGGAATCAAAGGAAGTAACGGAGAATCCTTTGACCGGGTAGATATCGTCGATCCAGAATCCCTCCCAGGCATAGACCAGGCTGTGATCCTGGTAATAGAACCGGATATAAATATCCTGGCCGGCATAATCAGACAGGTCGAACAGGCCCTGGGTCCAGTCGGACCAGCCGGTGATTCCG
It includes:
- a CDS encoding efflux RND transporter periplasmic adaptor subunit → MDESNAGKADLSALKIDRNRKSAPGRKKRWLHLLWLLLPIVIYFGYRATLNRVAPSVKVRTATARVITGSEAAAELVATGYVVAQVKAAVASKGTGRLRVLNVEEGDSVRANTILGELENDDIMAELDLARAQLKQVRADSVLAWQSLTRYRRLLKDNYTTEEVVEEAEAAYTRAVASVEGAEAGVRGAEVALENTVIRAPFDGTVLTKNADVGEMVAPLAATVSSRGAVVTMADMSSLEVEADVSEANIQKVKVGQPCEIILDAYPDHKYPGHVKKIVPTADRTRATVLTKIAFEEKDDRVLPEMSARVNFLPIVDQPAEKIEPALVVPHEALTTREGKTVVFGIVDNRAQMIVVEIGRRLGSETEIISGLEKGQKVILEPPGGMETGDKVEMSI
- a CDS encoding ABC transporter ATP-binding protein is translated as MAEKIVQVSNLYKSYYRDSIEIPVLHNINLEVEIGQFLALMGPSGSGKTTLLNLLAGIDQPTSGKLMVAGEDTSRLSDSQLAKWRARHIGFVFQFYNLLPVLTAFENVELPLLLTHLSKKERRQHVETALSIVGLADRMKHYPRQLSGGQEQRVAIARAIVSDPSLILADEPTGDLDKQSAEEIMTLMTRLNKEFNKTIIMVTHDPRAADKAEIIRQLDKGILNGESL
- a CDS encoding ABC transporter permease, whose amino-acid sequence is MKVFKLIFKNAARRKLRAFLTILGIALAVMAFGLIRTFIDAWYAGARAAQPDRLVTRHAVSIVFDLPIAYKDQILSIDGVEDVTYAIWFGGIYIDPSNFFPQMGVEPESFFRIFPEFILARDQLEALVREKRGAVVGRKVADRFGWKIGDKINLIGTIYPGNWEFIITGIYTGRDVDTDETMFLFRFDYVDEVMKQESPGRVGEVGWYALKIDDPSRAAEIASAIDRRFDNSWAETKTETEKQFQLSFISMAGAIIVGLRIISYLIIGVILLVMINTMAMTARERVSENAFMRTLGFRGYHLTGLILGESLIIAAAGGITGMGLLYLVSNGVRVALSQYFPGFEASLLVYMTCLVVAILVGIIASIFPVQRALRISIVDGLRVVD
- a CDS encoding ABC transporter permease, whose product is MIPAGYTFRNILQHKVTSALTILGISLVVFVFSGSLMLSHGLKATLVATGTDGNVIAIRKSSQTEVMSIVDYEQARILATSPEIARDENDAPFLTNEIYVLIGLKSRSNGDEAQVVVRGVTPNSMKLRPMIKMVEGRMWNDPGSEIIAGSEAAKRFIGCGLGEQVRFGARQWTVVGIFDAGGTGFDSELRCEINQATDAFRRPVYSSVTFRLADTSGFAAFKQKIEDDRRLTLEIKQEKEYYEAQSRYTTTFISIAGSVISIVFSLGAIIGAMITMYAAVANRVKEIGTLRALGFSRFSILTSFLTESMLIALSGGALGVLAAYFLGFFRISTTNWDTFSEIAFNFEMSWAIAISALVFSLLMGIIGGFLPAVRAARLKIIDTLRA
- a CDS encoding sulfite exporter TauE/SafE family protein, which gives rise to MDWYIYPLVVLAGFVCGFINTLAGSGSLVTLPLLIFLGLPANVANGTNRVAILLQTMVAVEKFRREKRLDPRRGGLLAIPAIFGAVVGAQIAVNLDEQLMRQTIGVLMVVMLVVILVKPKRWLVGRPEITDRRPGLILILTFFGIGVYGGFIQAGVGIFLLAGLVLAAGYDLVKANAIKNLIILCFTVFALLVFIFNNQVRWEIGLILAVGNMLGAWVAARLAVEKGAGFVRWLLIGVIIVSAVMLLGVDKLIAGLFR
- the xth gene encoding exodeoxyribonuclease III, which produces MKTIRLMSWNVNGLRAVHRKKALDWFLDEKPDILCLQETKAAANQIPDELKNIDGYHTYFVSAEKKGYSGVALYSRREPKKLSSGFGIEKFDNEGRIIIAEYDKFILFNIYYPNGKQSKERLHYKMEFYDTFLEIADRMKNGGKNLVICGDVNTAHKEIDLARPKENEKVSGFLPEERAWMDKFVEHGYHDTFRMFNREPEQYTWWDMITRARERNVGWRIDYFFVSDSLKKKVRKAFIRPEIMGSDHCPIGIDLSL
- a CDS encoding L-threonine 3-dehydrogenase, which translates into the protein MKRILITGAIGQIGSELTVELRKHYGRDNVIATDIRMPTTTTLRDTGPFEFLDCLDPHHITRVMQIYNVDTIYHLAAILSAVGEAKPNQAWLVNVNGLYNMLEAARQYHCALFVPSSIGAFGPETPKDGTPQVTIQRPRTMYGVTKVTGELLCDYYHQKFDLDTRGLRFPGLISYETEPGGGTTDYAVEIYIEALKHHKYTCYLNRDTRLDMMYMPDAIKGMIDLMEADPSKLKNRNSFNVTAMNFTPELIAAEIKKHIPDFEIDFNVDPVRQSIADSWPNFLDDSAARAEWGWKPTFDLAMMTRDMLDKLSERLEKPQGQTSR